A section of the Candidatus Eisenbacteria bacterium genome encodes:
- a CDS encoding radical SAM protein, with protein MKAGEKRVIPLDGGTLARCLSSRRLHLILFSTEACNFRCVYCYETFQYKKMEPWVAEGVKRLLERRMPGLDVLELSWFGGEPLLAKDIIEDVLDYAGPLA; from the coding sequence ATGAAGGCTGGCGAGAAACGGGTTATCCCGCTGGACGGCGGCACACTCGCAAGGTGTCTCAGCAGCCGGCGCCTGCACCTGATCCTTTTTTCCACGGAAGCCTGTAATTTTCGGTGCGTCTACTGCTACGAGACCTTCCAGTACAAGAAAATGGAACCTTGGGTTGCCGAAGGGGTGAAGCGGCTCCTGGAACGGCGGATGCCCGGGCTGGATGTCCTGGAGCTCTCCTGGTTCGGCGGCGAACCACTTCTCGCGAAGGACATCATCGAGGACGTTCTCGACTACGCTGGACCCCTCGC